Below is a window of Streptomyces genisteinicus DNA.
TGCCTCGGCGCGGGCCGCCGTGGCGCGGCCGGCCGTACGCCAACCGTGGCACGGCGGCTCCGGCGGGTCGCGGCGGGCGATGCGTTCGGGGGGTGCGCGGGCGCAGCCCGCCGTACCCGCCCGCACCACCGGGCGCGGCCGGATGCGCGGTCCGCGCGCCCGGCCGCGGGGTCAGACCGCGTCGAGCTCGTCGATCGTGGCGATCGACGGTCCGCGGGTGGCCTGGAGGTCGCGTGCCACGGCCTCCGCGCCGCGCAGGGCGCGGACCGCGTTCTGCCAGGTCAGCTTCGCCAGGTCGGTCTCCGACCAGCCGCGGTGGAGGAGCTCGGCGACGAGGTTCGGATAGCCGGCGACGTCGTCCAGGTCCGCCGGGGTGAAGGCGGTCCCGTCGAAGTCCCCGCCGATGCCGATGTGGTCGACGCCTGCGACCTCCCGCATGTGGTCGAGGTGGTCGGCCACGGTCGCGGCGGTCGCGACCGGCCTGGGGTTCGCCGCCTCGAACTCCTCGTGGATCTTCATGGCGCGCGGCGTGGTCTCCAGGTGGTGGAGTCCGTGGGCGCGCATGTTGTCGTCGGCGGCGCGGGTCCACTCGACGGCCGCGGGCAGGATGAACTTCGGCACGAACGTGGCCATCGCCACGCCGCCGTTGGCGGCCAGCATCGCGAGCACGTCGTCGGGGACGTTGCGCGGATGGTCGCAGACGGCCCGCGAGGAGGAGTGCGAGAAGATCACCGGCGCGGCCGAGGTGGCGAGCGCGTGGCGCATCGTCGACTCGGCGACGTGCGAGAGGTCGACGAGCATGCCGAGGCGGTTCATCTCGCGCACGACCTCGTGGCCGAACGCGGAGAGGCCGCCGACGCCCGGCTCGTCGGTCGCCGAGTCCGCCCAGGCGATGTTGTCGTTGTGGGTGAGCGTCATGTAGCGCACGCCCAGCGCGTACAGCGCCCGCAGCGTGGCCAGCGACTCGTTGATGGAGTGCCCGCCCTCGGCCCCCATCAGGGACGCGATCCGGCCCTCGGCGCGGGCGGTCTCCATGTCGTCGGCGGTGAGCGCCCGGGCCAGGTCGGCCGGGTAGCGGTCGAGGAGCCGGCCGACGACGTCGATCTGCTCCAGGGTGGCGCTGACCGCGTCGTCACCCGCCAGGTCGCTGCGCACGTACACGGACCAGAACTGCGCGCCGACGCCCCCGGAGCGCAGCCGGGGGATGTCGGTGTGCAGCCGGCCGCGCTGGTCGTCCGCGATGTCCAGCCGGTCGAGGTCGTAGCGGACGTGCTGGCGCAGCGCCCAGGGCAGGTCGTTGTGGCCGTCGACGACCGGGTGGGCGGCGAGCAGTTCGCGCGCCCGGCCGAGGTGGTGCGAGGGCTGGGTGGGGGATGTCATTCGGTGTTACTTCCCGGCGCGTTACTTGCCGAAGCCGAAGGCGTCCGCGCCCTGCACCTTGGCCCGCAGGCGCTTGCCCTTCTCGGTGGCCTGGTCGTTCAGCTCCTGCTGGAAGTCGCGCATCCGGCCGAGCAGCTCGGCGTCCTGGGTGGCGAGGATGCGGGCGGCGAGCAGGCCCGCGTTGCGGGCGCCGCCGACCGAGACCGTGGCGACCGGCACCCCGGCGGGCATCTGCACGATGGACAGCAGCGAGTCCATGCCGTCCAGGTACTTCAGCGGGACGGGGACGCCGATCACGGGCAGCGGGGTGACGGAGGCGAGCATGCCCGGCAGGTGGGCGGCACCGCCGGCGCCGGCGATGATCGCCTTGAGACCGCGGTCCGCGGCCTGCTCCCCGTACGCGATCATCTCGCGCGGCATGCGGTGGGCGGAGACGACGTCGACCTCGTAGGCGATCTCGAACTCGTCGAGGGCCTGCGCGGCGAGCTCCATGACGGGCCAGTCGGAGTCCGAGCCCATGACAATGCCGACGACAGCGCTCATTCGGTGATCGTTCCTCGCAGGTAGCCGGCGGCGTGACGGGCGCGCTCCAGCACGTCGTCGAGGTCGTCGCCGTAGGTGTTGACGTGTCCGACCTTGCGGCCGGGCTTCACGTCCTTTCCGTACATGTGGATCTTGAGCTGCGGGTCCCTGGCCATGCAGTGCAGGTACGCCGAGTACATGTCGGGGAAGTCGCCGCCCAGGACATTGCACATCACGGTCCAGGGGGCCCTCGGCCGGGGGTCGCCGAGCGGGAGGTCGAGCACGGCGCGGACGTGGTTCGCGAACTGCGAGGTGACCGCGCCGTCCTGGGTCCAGTGACCGGAGTTGTGGGGCCGCATGGCCAGCTCGTTGACGAGGATGCGGCCGTCGCGGGTCTCGAAGAGCTCGACCGCGAGGTGGCCGACGACGCCGAGTTCCTTGGCGATCCGCAGCGCGAGCTCCTGCGCCTGTCCGGCGAGCTCGTCCGAGAGGCCGGGCGCGGGCGCGATCACGGTGTCGCAGACGCCGTCGACCTGCTGCGACTCGACGACCGGGTAGGCGACGGCCTGCCCGTGCGGGGAGCGGACGATGTTCGCGGCGAGCTCGCGGACGAAGTCGACCCTCTCCTCCGCGAGGACGGCCACGCCCGCCTTGAACGGCGCCTCGGCGTCCTCGGGCGTGCGGACGAACCACACGCCCTTGCCGTCGTAGCCGCCCCGCACCGTCTTGAGGATGACCGGGAAGCCCCCGACCTCCTCGGCGAACGCGGCGGCGTCCGCGGGGTCGGACACGATGCGGTGCCGCGGGCAGGGCGCGCCGATCTCCGTGAGCTTCTCGCGCATCACGCCCTTGTCCTGGGCGTGCACGAGGGCCTCGGGTCCCGGCCGGACGGGGATGCCGTCGGCCTCCAGGGCGCGCAGGTGCTCGTAGGGCACGTGCTCGTGGTCGAAGGTGATCACATCGCAGCCGCGGGCGAACGCGCGCAGCGTCTCCAGGTCGCGGTAGTCGCCGATGACGACGTCACCGACGACCTGGGCCGCGGAGTCCTGCGGGGTGTCACTGAGGAGCTTGAATTTCAGGCCGAGGGGGATGCCCGCCTCGTGGGTCATACGGGCGAGCTGACCGCCGCCGACCATGCCGACTACCGGGAACGTCACCCCTTCAGGGTATCCGCCGAGGCGAGTGGCCCCGCCCCCCGTATGTTCCGACAAGACGTGTAGCAGCCGTCACACCGTCCTCACGACCCCCGGGCGTCGCCCCGGACGGCTGGATAGCATGACGGTGTCGACGCTGCCGCTCGACACCGCCGATCCGACGAGACTGGACACGCACCATGGGCGAACGACGCGGAGGACTGCGCGGCCGGCTGCGGCAGCTCGCGCGCGAGGTCGCCAAGTTCGGCGCGGTCGGCGGGGCGGGGCTGCTGGTCAACCTCGCGGTCTTCAACCTGGTGCGGCACCTGACCGACCTCCCCGTGGTGCGGGCGTCGGTGCTCGCGACCGTGGTGGCGATCGCGTTCAACTACGTGGGCTTCCGCTACTTCACGTACCGCGACCGCGACAAGAGCGGCCGCACCCGCGAGATGACGCTCTTCCTGCTGTTCAGCGCGGCCGGCCTGGTGATCGAGAACGGCATCCTCTACGCGGCGACCTACGGCTTCGGCTGGGACACCCCGCTCCAGAGCAACGTCTTCAAGTTCCTGGGCATCGGGATAGCGACTCTCTTCCGCTTCTGGTCCTACCGCACCTGGGTGTTCCGGGCGATGCCCGCCGCGGGGACGTCCGGGGCCGCTCCCGGTCCGGTGCTCCCAGCACACCTGCCGGAAGCGGCCCCGGACGTCCCCGCGGAGCCGGACCCGGTCGGACGGTAGCGCCCCGGTCCCGGAGCCCCCGGTGGAAAGCGGTCGCCTCCCGGCACCGGCGGAGCACGCCGGTCAGCGGACGGTCGGCTTCTCGTCCTTGCGCCCCCGGGCCACCCGGCTGAGGAAGACCGCGAACACCGGCGGATGCTGCTGGAGCAGTTCCAGCCGCCCGCCGTCGGCCTCCGCGAGGTCCCGCGCCACGGCGAGGCCGATGCCGGTGGAGTTCCGGCCGCTGATGGTCCGCTCGAAGATGCGCGCGCCGAGGTCGGCGGGCACGCCCGGGCCCTCGTCCGTGACCTCCACGACGGCCTGGTTCCCGGTGACCCGGGTCCGCACGGCCACGGTGCCGCCGCCGTGCATCAGCGAGTTCTCGATCAGGGCGGCCAGGACCTGCGCGACGGCCCCGGGGGTGCCGACCGCCCGCATCCCGCGCCGGCCCGAGTGCACGATGGCGCGGCCCGCGCTGCGGTACGCGGGGCGCCACTCCTCCAGCTGCTGCTTCACGACCTCGTCGAGGTCGAAGGCGACGGCGGAACCGATGCGCGGGTCGCGGGAATTGGTGAGCAACCGCTGGACGACGTCGGTGAGGCGCTCCACCTGATTCAGAGCGATGCTCGCCTCCTCCTTCACCGTCTCCGGGTCGTCGGTGAGGGTGATCTCCTCCAGCCGCATCGAGAGCGCGGTCAGCGGGGTGCGCAGCTGGTGGGAGGCGTCGGCGGCGAGCCTGCGCTCGGCCGTGAGCATGCGGGCGATCCGCTCGGCGCTCGCGTCGAGAACGTCGGCGACCCGGTCCAGCTCGGGGACGCCGTAGCGGCGGTGCCGGGGACGGGGGTCGCCCGAGCCGAGGCGCTCGGCGGTCTCGGCGAGATCGGTCAGCGGCGAGGTGAGGCGGTTCGCCTGCCGTACGGCGAGGGCCACGGCGGCCACCACGGCGAGGAG
It encodes the following:
- a CDS encoding GtrA family protein, with translation MGERRGGLRGRLRQLAREVAKFGAVGGAGLLVNLAVFNLVRHLTDLPVVRASVLATVVAIAFNYVGFRYFTYRDRDKSGRTREMTLFLLFSAAGLVIENGILYAATYGFGWDTPLQSNVFKFLGIGIATLFRFWSYRTWVFRAMPAAGTSGAAPGPVLPAHLPEAAPDVPAEPDPVGR
- a CDS encoding 5-(carboxyamino)imidazole ribonucleotide synthase, with the translated sequence MTFPVVGMVGGGQLARMTHEAGIPLGLKFKLLSDTPQDSAAQVVGDVVIGDYRDLETLRAFARGCDVITFDHEHVPYEHLRALEADGIPVRPGPEALVHAQDKGVMREKLTEIGAPCPRHRIVSDPADAAAFAEEVGGFPVILKTVRGGYDGKGVWFVRTPEDAEAPFKAGVAVLAEERVDFVRELAANIVRSPHGQAVAYPVVESQQVDGVCDTVIAPAPGLSDELAGQAQELALRIAKELGVVGHLAVELFETRDGRILVNELAMRPHNSGHWTQDGAVTSQFANHVRAVLDLPLGDPRPRAPWTVMCNVLGGDFPDMYSAYLHCMARDPQLKIHMYGKDVKPGRKVGHVNTYGDDLDDVLERARHAAGYLRGTITE
- a CDS encoding HAMP domain-containing histidine kinase; the protein is MRRRLINSTLAVVLVVIAVFGVSLVLVETRTISSSAQESVDSEALRLASIVDSRLVGGEPVNPGIIAQQADITRYAEIRIPGRAPIEIGKRPSGSVISASAEGEQDTEITVEESRSAVTREVARSLLIIGAVALLAVVAAVALAVRQANRLTSPLTDLAETAERLGSGDPRPRHRRYGVPELDRVADVLDASAERIARMLTAERRLAADASHQLRTPLTALSMRLEEITLTDDPETVKEEASIALNQVERLTDVVQRLLTNSRDPRIGSAVAFDLDEVVKQQLEEWRPAYRSAGRAIVHSGRRGMRAVGTPGAVAQVLAALIENSLMHGGGTVAVRTRVTGNQAVVEVTDEGPGVPADLGARIFERTISGRNSTGIGLAVARDLAEADGGRLELLQQHPPVFAVFLSRVARGRKDEKPTVR
- a CDS encoding dipeptidase produces the protein MTSPTQPSHHLGRARELLAAHPVVDGHNDLPWALRQHVRYDLDRLDIADDQRGRLHTDIPRLRSGGVGAQFWSVYVRSDLAGDDAVSATLEQIDVVGRLLDRYPADLARALTADDMETARAEGRIASLMGAEGGHSINESLATLRALYALGVRYMTLTHNDNIAWADSATDEPGVGGLSAFGHEVVREMNRLGMLVDLSHVAESTMRHALATSAAPVIFSHSSSRAVCDHPRNVPDDVLAMLAANGGVAMATFVPKFILPAAVEWTRAADDNMRAHGLHHLETTPRAMKIHEEFEAANPRPVATAATVADHLDHMREVAGVDHIGIGGDFDGTAFTPADLDDVAGYPNLVAELLHRGWSETDLAKLTWQNAVRALRGAEAVARDLQATRGPSIATIDELDAV
- the purE gene encoding 5-(carboxyamino)imidazole ribonucleotide mutase, which gives rise to MSAVVGIVMGSDSDWPVMELAAQALDEFEIAYEVDVVSAHRMPREMIAYGEQAADRGLKAIIAGAGGAAHLPGMLASVTPLPVIGVPVPLKYLDGMDSLLSIVQMPAGVPVATVSVGGARNAGLLAARILATQDAELLGRMRDFQQELNDQATEKGKRLRAKVQGADAFGFGK